In Atribacterota bacterium, the following are encoded in one genomic region:
- a CDS encoding DMT family protein produces MNPVILTVILLVCSNCFMLFAWYSHLKELGDKIWIIAVLFSWGIAFFEYLLQVPANRIGYTVFSFGQLKILQEIITLSVFVPFSIIYLKEPLKYDYLWAGFCLIGAAYFV; encoded by the coding sequence ATGAACCCTGTTATATTAACTGTAATTCTTTTAGTGTGTAGCAACTGCTTTATGCTATTTGCCTGGTATTCTCATTTGAAAGAACTTGGTGATAAAATTTGGATTATTGCTGTGCTTTTCAGCTGGGGCATAGCCTTTTTTGAATACTTATTACAGGTCCCGGCTAATCGAATTGGTTATACTGTTTTCTCTTTTGGTCAATTAAAAATTTTACAAGAAATTATTACCTTGAGTGTCTTTGTACCTTTTTCTATTATTTATTTAAAAGAGCCATTAAAATATGATTATCTTTGGGCAGGATTTTGCTTAATAGGGGCTGCATACTTTGT
- a CDS encoding phospholipase D-like domain-containing protein, producing the protein MLIYRKRKFLQIVYSLLCSLIFLTLSFQAICIAKPLVYFSLYDDPEAVIIEHLKRAELSIHIAMYYLTDSQISQEVVNAKNRGVELKIYLD; encoded by the coding sequence ATGCTTATTTACAGAAAAAGAAAATTTCTACAGATTGTTTATAGTCTTTTATGTTCCCTTATTTTTTTAACATTATCATTTCAAGCAATATGTATTGCAAAACCCCTAGTCTACTTTTCCCTGTACGATGATCCGGAAGCAGTTATCATTGAACACTTGAAAAGAGCAGAATTATCAATCCATATTGCTATGTATTATTTAACCGACAGCCAAATATCTCAGGAAGTTGTCAATGCTAAAAATAGAGGGGTAGAGTTAAAAATATATTTAGAC